DNA from Bradyrhizobium diazoefficiens USDA 110:
GCACCGGACTGGCGTGACGTCTCCGCCGATCCCCGCAAATACGGCTTCCACGCCACGCTGAAGGCGCCGATGGCGCTGACGCCCGGCAGCACCGAGGCGGAGCTTATGGCAGCCTGCGCGACATTCGCCGAAACGGCGCGGCCGATCCCGGCCATCCGCCCGATCGTCGACACCATCAGCGGCTTCATCGCCGTCATCCCGGCCGAGCCGGTCGATGCGCTCCAGCAGCTCGCCGCCGATTGCGCACGCGAGTTCGATTCCTTCCGCGCCGCTCTCACCGCGGAAGACCGCGCACGCCGGAAGCCCGACAAACTCACCGAGCGGCAGCGCGATTATCTCGACCGCTGGGGTTACCCCTACGTCATGGAAGAATTTCGCTTCCACATGACCCTGACTGGGCGGCTGGATGCAGAGCGCCGCGGACCGATCCTGGAGATGTTGCGGACGCGGTTCGCGTCGCTTCGTCTCGACACGCTGGCGATCGACCGCCTCGCCCTGTTCAGGCAGAACGAGACCAAGGCGCGCTTCCGCATCATCGGCGAGTGGGCTTTGGCGCGATAGACCTCAGCGCCAGCTCGCAAGATTGAAGGCGAGCGCCACCGCGCCAACCAGAACGAGGCTGGTCGCCCAGACTGCATCCAGATTGAACCAGCTGCGCGAGACGAACCTCAATCCCAGATAGCGGTAGACCAGCCACGCCAGAGATCCGCCGGCGCTGACCATGGCGGCAACGTGCACCAGGGACACCAGCACCGCCATCCCGAGACTTGCCTTCATCAGCGCGCCCGCCGCCTCATGGCCGGCATCGAGCTCGAGGGCCTGGCAGAGCCCGAGATAGATCGGCACGAGCATCAAGGCCGCGCCGTGGGCAATGGCAA
Protein-coding regions in this window:
- a CDS encoding DUF1045 domain-containing protein, giving the protein MTGFPRYAIYFAAGADSALTRFGAKLLGYDAYTGDEVPFPPEALHVAPDWRDVSADPRKYGFHATLKAPMALTPGSTEAELMAACATFAETARPIPAIRPIVDTISGFIAVIPAEPVDALQQLAADCAREFDSFRAALTAEDRARRKPDKLTERQRDYLDRWGYPYVMEEFRFHMTLTGRLDAERRGPILEMLRTRFASLRLDTLAIDRLALFRQNETKARFRIIGEWALAR